The genomic region ACTTATAGATAAATGAAGATAACTTTAATCTCACTCTAATGagcacttcctcttcctcccaccTCCTCATATGTCTTCCTGTCTAGACTTGAGTTGTGCATCTGTGTCCCTTCTTCCTAACATCTCATCAACCCCTGAGTCTTATAGAATATTTACAGAAGCATTCACTGACTTTACATGACTGCAGGTCATGGCCAACGCTTATCTGAGTTTCCTAAGCATTAAaccaattttcttttcttttggcaGCTTCATAAAGCAAACCAGCTGAATATGCCCCACATTCGCATTATCACTGTAAACACTGTAAAATGAAATCAAGACGTTTCATAATCTGAgggtttgtttatgttttgctGCTCAGTGGGGTCCAGCTGGCATCCTCCCCCTGCCAGCCTCTTTATCTCCCAGGCCACTTGAGTCGGGGAAGTGAGGCTGCCTCACAGCGCCTGGCCTTCACAATCACTGGAGCTCCTCCAACATTCCCCCCCGGTGGCAACTCAAACAAACCTGGGGACTGACTGTGACTCAGCCATTCCTGCCATGTCTGCCTGTCTGGCTGCTTCGACAACACCTCCAGTGAGCACTTAACAGCAAATACCACCATGTAGTCGCACTTGAAGGAATTTATGCATCAGCGATTGCATTGCACACGCTGATGCAGACGTGTTTGTTGTCATTATGGTAATTGTTGGCTATGAATCTACACCATACGtctgatgataataattataacaGCGATGATTTCCGAGTCTAGTGACTTGAAGTATCCCAAATAATGATAACAGTAATCCGAACAGATGTAAGTAGTTACTCGGCAGAAGAAAACATAATGCGATTTAAGACAAAGGTGAAATGTCTAGAACCAGCAGCTAGcactttgagctaaatgctaacatcaacacaacaaatgacaatgtttaatgtgttttagcCGCCCAAAATAAGTCCCACCTAAAATATATAAATCCGTTAAGATGTCTGTTGTCCTAAGCACAAGTGGATTGTAGTGTAAGTGGagtgtgtttattattattaaaacattgCATACACTAAAAcagatatagattttttttaggtgggaCTGGGAAACCAACATTTGCTGAACTGAAGCCTGGGCCAAGATGGAGGATCATCCAACTGACTGTGCCATCCCTAAGGCCACGGTGCCAGTAaagctaaaagaaaaacatgcacagaagcctcagaaaataaaagacCTAGTGACAAACCAAGACAAGAGTACAAAACAGCTATTTAGACATGACATTATAAAGTCAAATTATCAGCAGATAATCACACAGAGCTTTTCTGttactgtttcactgtgtttttaatgagtcaGCTGCCTGTGTAAATCCCCTTTCTCGCCTCTTGTCTCATATTTACAGATTAATGTGGCCTTCTTATCCTCTCTATGTGACCACTCAGCGCCAAGCTTTTAAATCAGCACCATCCTTTGTCCTAACAGGTGTCAAATAAGTCTGATACAGTAACACCCAAGCTGATGCTTCTTCCACTGAAAATGAATGTTATCACGTGAATCACCACCATCTCCCCTCCTAAAAATACATGATCATGAGGTCACTGCACAATTATTTTTGTCTGCTGGCAGCCGTTTGGGGCAAAAGGGTGATTAAGTGGCTTGATGAGTTATCAGACACTTCACCAGGAAGTGAGAGAgggccacaaacaggaaggAGCGGAATGTGCTTCCTGTTGGCCAGCGGTGTTATACAGGGCAGATTCCTTGTACcatcatgacacacacacacacacacacacacacacacacacacacacacacacacacacacacacacacacacacacacaaatacacatggCAGGAATGTTTTTCCACTGAAATCAGGGAGAAGCAGACGGTAAGGAAAGAGAAACATTAAGCGCAGATAACATTGAGACAGTGTGTCCCCGTGCACTGCTGCAAACTAGACGGTATGAATCCAACTTCTTCAGATGAGATCATCCACtcactttaacaaaaaaaaaactccatatATTCTCACTGAATATATTCTAAATTATGTAGTTTCTTCATCAGTAGTTATGTAAAGAAAGTTAAGCAACTCTTGATAAACCCCTATTAAATTGTTTGTACTATTAAATTGTggtcattttaaagtaaatacTGACTGAATTTTTCATTAAAGCAATTTCCATGTAGCAGACAGATCCGGCCCACATCCACATCCCCAAACTTCAACTTATATTTTGGCCACTTGAGGGCAGCGGacacaaactgtaaaaacagcACTGACATGaagctgattttaaaaaatgtgcaagTTGTTGCTTTTGCATGTTGCGTCCGAAAACAGGCAGGAAAATCAATACAATGATCCGTGAGATGCTAAAACCCACAGCAAGAGTCGGCTGGTAATACTTGACGGAATCATCGACAGAGGCACACATGATAGAAGCCTTTAAGTGATGGTCTAATGTTCCATTGTAACATTTCTAAATCTATATAGATCagcacaaacatgcacatcttGGAAACATAAATTGATCCATCGTGGTAAATGTTGACAGTAAAAACGATGTGTGGTGAAGACATTCTTAcagcatgtttttatgtttcctgtgtctgtttgcatgctggttggttggtttctcagcaggattacacaaaagctACTGACACAGACGGGTCTCAGCCAAGAATATACCTCATTACATTTTGGTgagaaatcacacattttcttctCACATTCTTTAACTTAAATGTATAACAGGGTGCTATTCAACATTTCTGTTAATTTCTCAAGGAATAATGCCTGGAGCTTGATGGGAAGGTCAGACATATTTCAGAGGCTGGTATCTGCGAGTTAGTGCAAgtggatttaaatgttttatttgatattggatcaAGTTTGATTGAATTGAAGAGGACTGTTGAGCTCTCTACTGAGTGCTATTCTAGTTTAGTTTATAGAGCTGTCAGCAGCATTTCTAAATCAGTGGAAAAATCAGATCAAGAATAATGAACTTAAAGCCAAACTTCATATTTTGTCTTAAAACTTAAATAGTTTCAGAGCATACATTGGAAACAGTACATAAGAATCTACGTAAAGCCCTACATGTGACTTAGTGGGAATATAAGGGATAAAGCCAAACTATAAGTGATTCTTTAAACCCACTGAGCTTTTCTAATTGGCTGATGCTCCTAAATGGCTGGAAACATGTGATCAGCATTGTAATGGTGTAGCTGGtttcatgaaaaacatttttaaccacTTCATATAAGGTTGGGCAGTTTCATCTTTACAATTCAACGTATTTTCCTAGCTGGcggtatgtactgtatgtgaatGTAGGCTGCAGAGTAACCCCCCTAAAGTCATCACATAAATGTAGGGGGTTAAAAGGTATATTTGCCTCAGAAAAGGCAGTGAAGgaaatgtttatgttgtgttaatgttccAGCTGATCTGATGGATGCTCATCACAGAGGTGAGAGTGAGAACTGAGGGAGTTGAGGGCTGCTGGTCATAGAAGTGCATGCCTGTGTATATGAAATTAACATTGGTTGTCCTTGAGGGCTTCCTGATTGAATCACACAGGCTCGATGACGTCATGCAAGGTTTAAGTCATATTTCGGATTAGGGAgggcgagagggagagagggagggaggatgagtcACTGCCTCATTGATGACTGTCTCCATTGAGTGGTCAGATAATTCAGGTACAAAAAGAGACACAGGCACAGCACGATCGCCTAATGGCACTCAAATAAAATGACTTATTGAGAACTCGCAAAATACACCTTTTAGGGAGATTAAATAGTATTGATGCCCCGTCCCCTCGCTTTCCCCGTGAGGCTGTTGCTAAACAATGTTAAATCCTTCTCTATTCTCTGTGCGAGGATTTAGGTAACTAATTGTTATGTGTGCTGCCATCAGATGTAGGCTCAGAGCTGGCTGTGTAAGAGAACCGAACCATTCATGAAAAATGATCCGACGTTCACCTGATCCATCTGAGACCTCAATATATTTAAGGACCCATTACTTAATTCAGGTTAATATTCTACAATATAAATGTTTTGGGTCTGtggctgaaaacaaaattaatttatTGTTCATTATGATCTGTTTACTGGGTCCTCTATTAATGGATGGATTGCTGAACAAGCCAACTGGGCACATGCCCAAGTGGTCATGGGGCCCCTGGAGCTTAAACCTCTGTCTGAAGTGACTTTAACATTTCCCGTTGAAAAGTCAATCAAATGACTGCAGGAGATGGAAAATGACCATAAAGAGGCATGAGACGACTACAAAAAGACACCATCGTAAAAAAGAGTAACAAAACGACCTCAGACAAAAATGGACACATGGACACAAGACAAATATACAGACTAGACTAGAGACAAAACTActacaaagaaacaaagcaatCACAGCtagaaaaaacactgacaaaatatAGTAATGTTTTTCACATGATAATGGAATATGATAAAGTTTTGATGGATGTGGCAATGTCGAGGTAACACACATCAATTAACCTTCTTTTCTTAACATCAGTATTCATCAGAAATTAATCTTTTCAGGTCTTATTTGCAAAAAACAACTTTAGTTTATTTGTAACAAAGTCACAatttttgtaaacaaaatacaaaataaacattcaatTACAAAAGCAGTTaactgaaaacaacattttaagtgcAACATTTCACTCTCTTCACTAGAAGAATTAAATCAAGCAGCAGAACAGATGGtacctctttctgcctctcatGGATTAGAGCAAAAATGGGAGACATAGTAATACATTTGACTTCATGGACTTTAACATGCCTTTCGGAACTAATCAGGCCGTCACAgctgaaggaaaacaaacagtgaatgCCTCTACATTTAAGGATTTTCTTGATGGCATACATATTCTCAAGCACGAGCGATCATCTGCAAATCATCATCACAGCTACACTATTTTGGTCAAAGTTCTAACGATATCTTAATTCTCTCAATGGTATCAACCAATTCCACTGCAGAACTGAACAAGCTCTCTTGTTGGGGTTTTACATCGCTCTTAAATAACAGGCATACAGCTCCCTCTTGTGCTGAAAAATAGTATTGCTCGTCAGAACTAGATTGTTGAATACAGTCACACAGCGTGGACAGGACTAGAAACAACAACGTACAACCTTCCTGCAGTATGAAATTAGAACTCACTTGCAACAACAAATGAGACTCAAAGTGCTGCTTATCCCAAACAACAAGTCCCATGTGTTCATACATCAAAAGTGAATGAGATCACGTCCTGACACCTGATCAGTGCCTCTTTTTGCACCCCAATGGGAGTGTGCAGGTCCGACACCTGAAAGTTCAGCACGTCGATGTCAGACGCTCCGAACGTGGCCTCCAACTTCACCTTCTCATGcatgtgaaactgaaccttcttgctgttcATGGAGAGGAGACATCGGAGGAAACTCTCCCTTAGCACAGATCTTGCATGCTGCTCTTGCTGCAGCTGCTCGGGATCTGCCTCTGAAGCAGCAGAAGTGGGGATGGATGTGCGACAGAGAGCGATGAAGCGGGGAGATTTGGGGTCAAATCCTCGGCTGTTGGGATCGGGTCCTTTTGGCAGGCGGAGCACAGACACCGGCGT from Sparus aurata chromosome 2, fSpaAur1.1, whole genome shotgun sequence harbors:
- the gemin7 gene encoding gem-associated protein 7; this translates as MLLAGETLNMATPVSVLRLPKGPDPNSRGFDPKSPRFIALCRTSIPTSAASEADPEQLQQEQHARSVLRESFLRCLLSMNSKKVQFHMHEKVKLEATFGASDIDVLNFQVSDLHTPIGVQKEALIRCQDVISFTFDV